Proteins co-encoded in one Zalophus californianus isolate mZalCal1 chromosome 9, mZalCal1.pri.v2, whole genome shotgun sequence genomic window:
- the LOC113921542 gene encoding guanine nucleotide-binding protein G(I)/G(S)/G(O) subunit gamma-10-like, which translates to MSSGASVNALQCLVEQLKLEAGVERIKVSQAAAELQQYCMQNACKDALLVGVPAGSNPFQEPRSCALF; encoded by the coding sequence ATGTCTTCCGGGGCCAGCGTGAACGCCCTGCAGTGCCTGGTGGAGCAGCTTAAGCTGGAGGCCGGCGTGGAGAGGATCAAGGTCTCTCAGGCAGCTGCAGAGCTTCAACAGTACTGCATGCAGAATGCCTGCAAGGATGCCTTGCTGGTAGGTGTTCCAGCTGGAAGCAACCCCTTCCAGGAGCCCAGATCCTGTGCTTTATTCTAA